Genomic window (Streptomyces sp. NBC_01431):
TCCGGCCGCCGCCGTTCGGGCGAGGCACGCTCCCTGGCCCGGTCGGTCCGGGCGCGGGACCGTTCGGCCCTCGATCGGGGGCGGAGCACCGGCGGAAGGTGAGGTGAGGGACGCCGGCGACAGGCGCCCGTCCGGGCTGGGCCATCATTCGCCCGCCGATGATCTACGCGATCATCGAAGGTGACGGAGGACGCAGTGCCGCGAACCTGCTGCCGCGCGACCGCATCGCACAGACAGGAGCCTCCCGTGCCCTCACCACACCCGGACACCGCCGCCGTGACCTCCCTGGTCGAGGACGCCATCACGGCACCCTCCATGCACAACGCCCAACCATGGAAGTTCCACCACCGGTCGGGCACCCGCACCATCGAGCTGCACGGCGACCGCGAACGGACCATGCCCCGCACCGATCCCGAAGGCCGCGCCCTGCATCTGGGCTGCGGGGCCGCCCTCTTCAATCTGCGGGTCGGCGCCGCGAAAGCCGGATTCGAGCCGGTGACACGGCTGCTCCCCTCCCCCGGCGACCCCTGGCACCTGGCCGACGTGGAACTCCGCGAAGCCTCACTGCCGGACGACGAGATGCGAGGTATGTATCCCGCGCTGCGACGCCGTCACACGAGCCGTTTCCCCTTCACCGACGAGGAGGTGCCGGGCGCGATCCTCGACGGACTTCAGGCAGCCGCTCTCCTGGAAGGCGCCAGGCTGCTCGTGCCCGACGCCTGGCACGTCGACGTCCTGCTCGGCCTCGTCCAGGATGCCGAACATTACGAGGCCGTCGACCAGGCGGCCCGGGAGGAGACAGAACGCTGGACGAGCCTCCCGGACGAAGGATCACGCGCCGATGGAATTCCGGCGTCCGCCTTCGGGCCTCGTCAGTCGGGCGCGAGCGCTCCGGTACGGGACTTCGGCGGCCGGCGCCCCGACCCCGACCGTGTGACCGCCCGCTTCGAACGCCGTCCCCAGATCGCGATCCTGGGCACGGAGCTGGACACGCCCCTGGACTGGCTCCGCGCCGGACAGGCGATGCAGCGCGTCCTGCTCCGCGCCACCCTCGACGGTGTCGTCACGTCCATGACGTCGCAGCCCCTCGAATGGCCCGAACTCCGCTGGACCGCCCGCGACCCCGTCTCCGCGATGGGCCACGTCCACATGATCATGCGTCTCGGCTACGGCCCCGAGGGTCCGCCCACGCCCCGCCGGCCGGCACGAGAGGTGCTCACCATCGTGTGAGGGGCCGCTCCGAGTCGCGTGCCGAGGCGGCCGGCCGGACCCCGGTTGGGCCCGGCCGGCCGCGCATTTCTCTCCCTCGTGGTCGATCACTCGTGGTCGATCACTCGTGGTCGATCACTCGTGGTCGATGCGGCGTCCCGTGAGCCGCTGTGGTGCGACGGTCATCCACAGCGGGCGATCGCCTCCCGCCCACGGCAGGGAGCGGGCGGTGTCCTCCAGCCGGCGCACGGCAGCGTCGTCCGTGACTCTTTCGAGCTGCCCGACCGCCAGCACGCTCCAGCCCCGGCGCATGGCGTCGTCGATGTGATCCACCTCGAAGGCCACTTCGGTGCCCGAGGCCTCGGCGAGCGCGCCCTGCTCCGATGTGCGGAAGGCCACACCCGCCCCGGCCAGCACATAGTTCACCGGAAGCACGGCCGGCCCGTTGGTTCCATACGTGGCCACGCGCCCCACGCCGTGGGTCGACAGCAGTCGGCGGCACTCGTCCTCGTCGAGGGACACCAACGCGGCGTCCCTGGCGGCGGACGCCCTGCCCGGCGGCAGGTCGACGGTCGTGCCGGACAGCTCGTCCACGCTGGTGCGCAGTGCGTCCGCGAGGCGTATCAAGACGCCGCGTCCGGGTGCGGCGGCGCGTTCTTCCAGATAGGCGATGTATGTGGTGGCGGCCCCGCTGCGCTCTGCCACCTCTTCGCGGCTGAGCCCGAGTGCCGCGCGGCGCTCCGCGATCCGCCGCCCGAGGTCACTGTGGCCCGTTGGTTCCGTGGCGGATGACGGTCCGGACTTGTCGACAGTCATGATCCTCACACCTCTCGCTCATGCCTGGCCCGAAGTGGCCACGGTGGCGTGCTGAGGGGCGCCGAGGGCCACCTTCAGAGCGCCGGTGTCACCCGCCCGCGAGAAGACGTCGTACGCCTCTTCCATCTGGCCCAGCTCGAAGCGGTGGGTGATCAGGGAGGAGGCGGGGAGGTGTCCCGCTGCCATCATGCGCAGCAGCATCGGCGTGGAGCGTGTGTCCACGAGCCCGGTGGTGATCGTGACGTCCTTGATCCACAGGTCCTCGAGGTGGAGGGCAGCGGGCTTGCCGTGGACCCCGATGTTCGCGACCCGTCCGCCGGGGCGGACCATACGGGTGCACATCTCGAAGGCTTCCGGAACACCCACGGCTTCCATCACGACGTCGGCGCCCAGACCGTCGGTCAGGTCCGCCACCAGTCGTTCCGGCTCCTCCTCGGCGTTCGCGGTCGCGTCCGCGCCCAGCTCGCGGGCGGCATGGAGCCGCGACTCCGCGAGGTCCACCGCGATGACGCGGCCCGGCGAGTACAGGCGGGCGGTCGTGATCGCGGCGAGGCCGATCGGGCCGGCACCGACCACGACGACGGTGTCTCCGGGCCCCACCTGGCCGTTCAGGACGCCGACTTCGTAGGACGTGGGGAAGATGTCCGCCAGCAGGACCGCGTCGTAACTGTCGACGGCACTGGGCAGCGGGTACACCGAGAGGTCTGCGAACGGCACCCGCACATATTCGGCCTGGGTGCCGTCGATGGTGTGGCCGAGCACCCAGCCGCCGCCCCCTCGGCACTGCCCGTACCGGCCCTCGCGACAGAAGCGGCAACGGCCGCACGCGGAGATGCAGGAGATCAGCACACGGTCGCCAGGGCGGACCGTCGTGACGTCCCCGCCCGTCTCCACCACGGTGCCGACGGCCTCGTGGCCAAGAATCCGGCCGGGCACCACATCGGGTACGTCCCCCTTGACGATGTGGAGGTCGGTTCCGCAGATGGTCACGGCGTCGACGCGGACGATCGCGTCCCCGGCGTCTTTGATGTCGGGGTCCGGTACGTCCTGCCAGGACGTCTGCCCGGGTCCTTGGTAAACGAGTGCCTTCATGACATCAGCCCTCTTCCTGGCTGTGCTCCGATAGCGGTCAGCCCCAGGCTGTCTCGGTCACGGGCGCTCACGCATGGGCCGGACGGTCCCCGGCGGGGACCTGACGGGCCTATCCGCCACCCCCACCACCGGTGCGACGGTGAGATCCGGCCCCGCCAACCGAAGGAGGGGCGTCATGCCCGACACGCTCCCGGGCCCGGTCACTCCCAGACCGGCGCTGCTCAGGTTCCTCGGCGGTGTGCGCACCGTGACCGGCAGCAAGTTCCTCGTGGAGAGCGATCACGCGCGCATCCTCGTCGACTGCGGCCTCTTCCAGGGTCTCGCGGACCTGCGGCGCCGCAACTGGGCCCCGCTGCCCTGTGACGCCTCCGACATCCATGCGGTGGTCGTCACCCACGCCCATCTGGATCACTGCGGCTATCTGCCGCGCCTGGTACGGCACGGCTTCCGGGGGCCGATCCTGACCAGTGCGCACACCGCGCGGCTCGCCGGGATCGTGCTCCGTGACAGCGCCCGCCTCCAGATGGAGACCGCCCGGCACGCCAATGAGAACCGGTGGTCCAGACACCGGCCCGCGAAGCCGCTGTACGACGACGCCGATGTCGACCAGACCCTTCGGTACTTCGATCCGGTGCCGATGGGTGCCGATGTCGAGATCATGGCGGGCACCCGGCTGCGGCTCCATCACGGCGGGCACATCCTCGGCTCGGCGTGGGCCCATCTCATCCTTGAGGACGGGCACACACTTGCCACCAGTGGCGACCTCGGCCGTCCCGGGCACCCCCTCCTGCTGCCCCCCGAACCGTTCTCGGGAGCGGACGTGCTGCTGATGGAGTCGACGTACGGCGACCGTCTGCACGACCCGGAGACGGGCCGCGCCGAGTTCACCGCAGTCCTCACCCGGACCCTCGCACGGGGCGGGACGGCCGTCATTCCCGCGTTCGCGATCGACCGCACGGAGGTCGTCCTGCACGAACTGGCCGAACTGCGCAGGGCCGGGACGATTCCCCCGTCGGTGCCGGTGTACGTCGACAGCCCCATGGCGCTGGCCGCTCTCGACGTCTACCGCGACGCGATCACGGCCAGGTCCCCCGAACTGCGCCCGGAGATCCTGGCGCAGGGGGCGGGCACGCTCAGTCCCGAGCCCTTCCTCGCCGCCCGCACCGTCCAGGAGTCCATCGACATCAACCGCACGAGCGGCCCCGCCATCATCGTGTCCTCCGCGGGCATGGCCACCGGAGGCCGTGTCCTGCACCACCTCAAGCGGCTGCTGCCCGATCCCCGCAACGCGGTCCTCGTCGTCGGGTTCGCGGCGGCCGGCACCCGCGCCCGCGACCTGGTGGACGGCGCCCGGACGCTCAAGATGTTCGGCGAATACATACCGGTACGCGCCGAGGTGGCGGACGTGCCGCACCTCTCGGCGCATGCGGACGCCGCGCAGATCATCGACTGGCTGCGTGGCGCTCCGCCGCCCCGCACCACGTACCTCATCCACGGCGAGGAGGATTCGGCCCGCGCGCTGCGGGACCGCATCGATCACGAACTGGGCTGGACCGCTGTCGTTCCGCGCTCGGGCGAGGCGGTACTGGTCCGTTGACCGCGCAGGGGAGGGCCCGTTCGGCCCCTTGTGGTCGGCGCGGCCGAGAGCATGCTGAAACAAGCGGGCGCCTCCCGTCGCGCGCAGTGAGGACAACGTCATGGCCGACAGCCGTTACACCGTCGCCGATGTGATGACCACGACCGTCGTCACCGTCACGCCCGACGCCGGGTTCAAGGAGATCGTCGTGGCCATGGGCCGGTGGAGGGTCACAGCCGTGCCCGTCATCGAGGGCGAGGCCAGGGTCGTGGGCGTGGTCTCGGAGGCCGACCTGCTCACGAAGGAGGAGTTCCAGGGGCAACAGCCCGGCATGATCGAACAGATGCGCCGACTGGACGAGACCGCGAAGGCGGGCTCTTCTTTGGCCAAGGACCTGATGACATCTCCCGCCGTCACCATTCACGCCGACGCGACTCTCCCGCAGGCCGCCCGTCTGATGGCCGGACGGGGTGTCAAGCGGCTGCCCGTCGTGGACAACAGCGGGGTGCTCAAGGGGATCGTCAGCCGGGCCGACCTGCTCAAGATCTTCCTACGGTCGGACGCCGACCTCGCCGCAGAGGTTCGCGGCGAGGTCGTCGACCGGCTCTTCGCCCTCTCCCACCAGCACGTACGGGTCCAGGTGGAGGACGGCATCGTCACGCTGTCGGGGTCGGTGCGGGACAGCGACCTCATTCCGATCGCTGAACGCCTCGCCATGACCATCGAGGGTGTGGTGGACGTGAACTGCACTCTGACCGGACCGTAGTCCGGGGCGGCCCGCCCGTGCGAACAGAGCCGCCTTCGCGCTAGACGTGTGCCACCACTGCAACGGGGCACAGGCTGTGGTGGATCACGGAGTGCGCAACCGGCCCCAGACGAGGGCCAAAGGGGATGCTGCGGCCGACCACCAGCAGGCTCGCCTTGGTGGACGCCACGAGGAGGTGGTGTGCGGCACGGCCGTGGACCGATCGCTCCGTGACTTCCGTGTCGGGGTACTTGTGCCGCCATGGTGTCAACACCGCTGCCAAGGCCCGCATCTTCTCCTCCTCGGGATCATCCGCGGCACCGGAGGGCGCCAGGGGCACCATCCAGGTGTGCACCACGAGCAGCGGCGCCCGGCGCACCGTCGCCGCGTCGAAGGCGTACTCGACGAGCTCGTCGCACGGATGGTCCAGATCGAGGCCCAGGACGACCGGGCGATAGGGGCCGGCCGCCGAGTCCCAGTGCTCGTCCTCGATCCGCTCCCCCGCCCTGACGAGGACGACCGGGCGGTCGGCCCGTGCCGCGACCGCAAGGGCGACCGAGCCGACCAGGAATCCGGCGAACCCGGTGAACCCGCGGGACCCCAGGACAAGGGCCTCGGCGGATCCGGCCGCGGCCACCAGGGCCTCGGCCGGCGGCCCCGGTACCCGTCGGCGGACGATTTCGAGGGCGGGGTGGGCGAAGGCCAGGGCCCTCGCCGCCCGGTCCAGCACATGGCCCACCAGGGCGGCCGGCGCATCGAGTTCCGGCAGGCCGGTGCGGGCGTCCGGGGTGTCGCCCGCGTGCAGCAGATGAAGCGGCAGTCCTCGGCGGAGTGCTTCCCTGGCCGCCCAGTCAGCGGCGTCCAGGCTCTCGGCCGAGCCGTCGATGCCGACGATGATGCTGCTGTTCATGACGCACCTCCTTGGTGCGATGGGGTCATCCGGCCCAGGTCCAGTCGGCGACCTCGGGCAGGTCGGTGCCGTGCTCACGGATCCACGCGTGGTGGCGGGTGCGGGTGTCCGCCATGAGCTGGCGCACGGCGGTGGCCCGCACGGCGAGGCCCGGGACGCGGTCGATGACGTCCATGACCAAGCGGTAGCGGTCGAGGTCGTTGCGGACGACCATGTCGAAGGGCGTGGTCGTGGTACCGGATTCCTTGTATCCGCGCACGTGCAGGTTCGCGTGGCCGGTGCGGCGGTACGCGAGGCGGTGGATCAGCCAGGGGTAGCCGTGATACGCGAAGATCACGGGCGAGTGGCACGTGAACAGCGCGTCGTATTCCGCGCCGGTCATCCCGTGCGGATGTTCCTCGTGGGGCAGCAACTTCGCCAGATCGACGACGTTGACCACCCGCACCACCAGGTCGGGGAGATGACGGCGGAGCAACGCCGCCGCGGCGAGCACCTCCTGGGTCGGCACGTCACCGGCGCAGGCGAGGACCACATCGGGCTCCCGGGATCCGTCCTCGGTCCCGGCCCACTCCCAGGTTCCGGCGCCGCGTGCGCAGTGCGTACGGGCCTCCTCCAGCGACAGCCAGTCGAAGCAGGGCTGCTTGCCGGCGACGATCACATTGACGTAGTCGCGCGAGCGCAGGACATGGTCCGCCACCGAGAGCAGCGTGTTGGTGTCCGGCGGAAGGTACACGCGCACGACGTCCGGGCTCTTGTTGAGTACGTGGTCGACGAAGCCGGGGTCCTGGTGCGAGAAGCCGTTGTGGTCCTGGCGCCAGACGTGCGAGGTCAGAAGGTAGTTCAGGGACGGTACGGGAGCGCGCCACGAGAGCTGCCGCGCGGTCTTGAGCCACTTGATGTGCTGGTTGACCATGGAATCGACGATGTGGACGAATGCCTCGTAGCAGGAGAACAGCCCGTGCCGGCCGGTGAGGTTGTAGCCTTCCAGCCACCCCTGGCAGACGTGTTCGGACAGGATCTCCATCACCCGTCCGTCGGGGCCGAGGTGTTCGTCGGTGTCCAGGACTTCGGCCTGCCACGCCTTGTTGGTGACTTCGAACAGCGCGCCCAGGCGGTTGGATTCGGTTTCGTCCGGGCCGACCACCCGGAAGTCGCGCCGCTCGGCGGTGTCGGCCATGACCTGAGCGAGGAGCCGCCCCAGGACCCGCGTCGGTTCGTGCAGTGTCGCTCCGGGCTTGTCGACCGGCACGGCGAAGTGCTCCAGCGGCGGGATCGGCAGGGCGCGGGTGAGCAGGCCCCCGTTGGCGTGGGAGTTGGTGCCGAGGCGCAGGTCGCCGTCGGGGACGCAGGCCAGCACCTGCTCGCGGGGCCGGCCGTCGGCTCCGAACAGTTCCTCCGGCCGGTACGAACGGAGCCACGCCTCCAACTGCCGCAGATGCTCGGGGTTTTCCCGGACGTTCGCCAGGGGTACCTGGTGCGACCGCCAGGTTCCCTCGACCGGCAGGCCGTCGACTTCCGCCGGACCCGTCCAGCCCTTGGGCGTGCGCAGGACGATCACCGGCCGGCGCGGGCGGCCCCCCGACTGCCTGTCGGCGGCGATCCAGTCCAGGGCTCGGTCCATCGCACGCGCCATCTCCATGTGGACCTTGTCGGGGTCGGACCCGGACACGTGCAGGGGTTCGTAGCCGTACCCCGTGAGCAGCGCGTCGAGTTCGGTCTCGGGGATGCGCGACAGGACCGTCGGGTTGGCGATTTTGTACCCGTTCAGGTGCAGGATCGGCAGGACCGCGCCGTCGTGGACCGGGTCGAGGAACTTGTTGGCGTGCCACGACGCGGCGAGCGGCCCGGTCTCGGCCTCACCGTCCCCGATCACGCAGGCCACCAGCAGGCCGGGGTTGTCGAGGGCCGCGCCGTACGCGTGTGCCAGGGAGTAGCCGAGCTCGCCGCCCTCGTGGATCGAACCCGGTGTCTCGGGTGCCACATGGCTGGGCACCCCGCCGGGGAAGGAGAACTGGCGGAACAGCTCGGCCATGCCCGTGGCGTCGCGGCTCACGTCCGGGTAGACCCGCGAGTAGGAGCCGTCCAGCCAGGAGTTGGCCAGCACGGCCGGCCCGCCGTGACCCGGCCCCCAGATGCACACGCAGTCCAGCCCACGGTCCTTGATCACCCTGTTGAGGTGGGTGTGGACCAGGTTGAGGCCCGGCGAGGTGCCCCAGTGACCGAGGAGACGCGGCTTGATGTGCTCGGGCCTGAGCGGTTCGGTCAGGAGCGGGTTGCGCATCAGGTAGATCTGCCCGGCGGCCAGGTAGTTCGCCGCCCTCCAATGCGCGTTCAGAGCGCTCAGGTCCACCGGTCGGTCCTTCGTCATCGTCTCTCCTGGGTCTGGGCAGCGGGTGGGATCGGTAGGGATGGGTACCGCGTACCGGTCGTGCGCATACGTGTCGCTCAGACGTGCGGAACCACGGCCACCGGACAGGCCGCGCGGTGCAGCACGGCGTGGTTGACCGGCCCGAGCTGCATCCCGAGGTGGCTCGTGCGCCGACGGGCTCCGACCACGAGGAGATCGGCCGACCGGGCCGCGTCCAGGAGCGCCTCCCTGGCATGCCCCTCGACCGCCTGCCGCCGTACTTCCACCCGGCCCTTCGTCTCGGCGACGGGCCACAGGGCTTCGGTCAGCGTGTCCTGCGCCAGCGTGCGGTGCCGCGCGGTGTCCGCCCGGTGGTCCGGGTGGTCGGCCACTTCCCTGGCCGGGCACCGCCAGGCGTGCACCGCATCCAGCGCGGCACCCCTCAGCTGAGCCTCGCACAGCGCGAACTCCACTGCGCGGCGGGCCTGTTGGGGCTCGTCGATGCCCACGGCGATCCGGCCGAAGGCACGGTGCACATGGCGGTCGTCGCCGCGGACCACCACCACCGGGGACTGTGCGTGGGCGGCTACCGCGAGCCCCACCGAGCCCAGCGGCAGCCCGGCGATTCCCCCCGCGCCGAGGCCGCCCACGACCAGCACGGACGCCTCGCGGCTCATCCGCGTCAAGACGGCCGCGGGGTCCTCCGTCACGACCTCCCCGTACGCCTTCACCGCCGGGGCACGTTGGCCGGCACGCTC
Coding sequences:
- a CDS encoding Acg family FMN-binding oxidoreductase, with product MPSPHPDTAAVTSLVEDAITAPSMHNAQPWKFHHRSGTRTIELHGDRERTMPRTDPEGRALHLGCGAALFNLRVGAAKAGFEPVTRLLPSPGDPWHLADVELREASLPDDEMRGMYPALRRRHTSRFPFTDEEVPGAILDGLQAAALLEGARLLVPDAWHVDVLLGLVQDAEHYEAVDQAAREETERWTSLPDEGSRADGIPASAFGPRQSGASAPVRDFGGRRPDPDRVTARFERRPQIAILGTELDTPLDWLRAGQAMQRVLLRATLDGVVTSMTSQPLEWPELRWTARDPVSAMGHVHMIMRLGYGPEGPPTPRRPAREVLTIV
- a CDS encoding helix-turn-helix domain-containing protein — encoded protein: MTVDKSGPSSATEPTGHSDLGRRIAERRAALGLSREEVAERSGAATTYIAYLEERAAAPGRGVLIRLADALRTSVDELSGTTVDLPPGRASAARDAALVSLDEDECRRLLSTHGVGRVATYGTNGPAVLPVNYVLAGAGVAFRTSEQGALAEASGTEVAFEVDHIDDAMRRGWSVLAVGQLERVTDDAAVRRLEDTARSLPWAGGDRPLWMTVAPQRLTGRRIDHE
- a CDS encoding zinc-dependent alcohol dehydrogenase family protein — translated: MKALVYQGPGQTSWQDVPDPDIKDAGDAIVRVDAVTICGTDLHIVKGDVPDVVPGRILGHEAVGTVVETGGDVTTVRPGDRVLISCISACGRCRFCREGRYGQCRGGGGWVLGHTIDGTQAEYVRVPFADLSVYPLPSAVDSYDAVLLADIFPTSYEVGVLNGQVGPGDTVVVVGAGPIGLAAITTARLYSPGRVIAVDLAESRLHAARELGADATANAEEEPERLVADLTDGLGADVVMEAVGVPEAFEMCTRMVRPGGRVANIGVHGKPAALHLEDLWIKDVTITTGLVDTRSTPMLLRMMAAGHLPASSLITHRFELGQMEEAYDVFSRAGDTGALKVALGAPQHATVATSGQA
- a CDS encoding MBL fold metallo-hydrolase, producing MPDTLPGPVTPRPALLRFLGGVRTVTGSKFLVESDHARILVDCGLFQGLADLRRRNWAPLPCDASDIHAVVVTHAHLDHCGYLPRLVRHGFRGPILTSAHTARLAGIVLRDSARLQMETARHANENRWSRHRPAKPLYDDADVDQTLRYFDPVPMGADVEIMAGTRLRLHHGGHILGSAWAHLILEDGHTLATSGDLGRPGHPLLLPPEPFSGADVLLMESTYGDRLHDPETGRAEFTAVLTRTLARGGTAVIPAFAIDRTEVVLHELAELRRAGTIPPSVPVYVDSPMALAALDVYRDAITARSPELRPEILAQGAGTLSPEPFLAARTVQESIDINRTSGPAIIVSSAGMATGGRVLHHLKRLLPDPRNAVLVVGFAAAGTRARDLVDGARTLKMFGEYIPVRAEVADVPHLSAHADAAQIIDWLRGAPPPRTTYLIHGEEDSARALRDRIDHELGWTAVVPRSGEAVLVR
- a CDS encoding CBS domain-containing protein, coding for MADSRYTVADVMTTTVVTVTPDAGFKEIVVAMGRWRVTAVPVIEGEARVVGVVSEADLLTKEEFQGQQPGMIEQMRRLDETAKAGSSLAKDLMTSPAVTIHADATLPQAARLMAGRGVKRLPVVDNSGVLKGIVSRADLLKIFLRSDADLAAEVRGEVVDRLFALSHQHVRVQVEDGIVTLSGSVRDSDLIPIAERLAMTIEGVVDVNCTLTGP
- a CDS encoding universal stress protein, with product MNSSIIVGIDGSAESLDAADWAAREALRRGLPLHLLHAGDTPDARTGLPELDAPAALVGHVLDRAARALAFAHPALEIVRRRVPGPPAEALVAAAGSAEALVLGSRGFTGFAGFLVGSVALAVAARADRPVVLVRAGERIEDEHWDSAAGPYRPVVLGLDLDHPCDELVEYAFDAATVRRAPLLVVHTWMVPLAPSGAADDPEEEKMRALAAVLTPWRHKYPDTEVTERSVHGRAAHHLLVASTKASLLVVGRSIPFGPRLGPVAHSVIHHSLCPVAVVAHV
- a CDS encoding phosphoketolase family protein; translated protein: MTKDRPVDLSALNAHWRAANYLAAGQIYLMRNPLLTEPLRPEHIKPRLLGHWGTSPGLNLVHTHLNRVIKDRGLDCVCIWGPGHGGPAVLANSWLDGSYSRVYPDVSRDATGMAELFRQFSFPGGVPSHVAPETPGSIHEGGELGYSLAHAYGAALDNPGLLVACVIGDGEAETGPLAASWHANKFLDPVHDGAVLPILHLNGYKIANPTVLSRIPETELDALLTGYGYEPLHVSGSDPDKVHMEMARAMDRALDWIAADRQSGGRPRRPVIVLRTPKGWTGPAEVDGLPVEGTWRSHQVPLANVRENPEHLRQLEAWLRSYRPEELFGADGRPREQVLACVPDGDLRLGTNSHANGGLLTRALPIPPLEHFAVPVDKPGATLHEPTRVLGRLLAQVMADTAERRDFRVVGPDETESNRLGALFEVTNKAWQAEVLDTDEHLGPDGRVMEILSEHVCQGWLEGYNLTGRHGLFSCYEAFVHIVDSMVNQHIKWLKTARQLSWRAPVPSLNYLLTSHVWRQDHNGFSHQDPGFVDHVLNKSPDVVRVYLPPDTNTLLSVADHVLRSRDYVNVIVAGKQPCFDWLSLEEARTHCARGAGTWEWAGTEDGSREPDVVLACAGDVPTQEVLAAAALLRRHLPDLVVRVVNVVDLAKLLPHEEHPHGMTGAEYDALFTCHSPVIFAYHGYPWLIHRLAYRRTGHANLHVRGYKESGTTTTPFDMVVRNDLDRYRLVMDVIDRVPGLAVRATAVRQLMADTRTRHHAWIREHGTDLPEVADWTWAG
- a CDS encoding universal stress protein, which codes for MSAPDAGEPSGGGTVDKPVIVGVDGSDPSLRALDWATDEAALHGAPLCVVHSQAWGWYEGYGPSFGTDRSALRVYADNVVGSAVERAGQRAPAVKAYGEVVTEDPAAVLTRMSREASVLVVGGLGAGGIAGLPLGSVGLAVAAHAQSPVVVVRGDDRHVHRAFGRIAVGIDEPQQARRAVEFALCEAQLRGAALDAVHAWRCPAREVADHPDHRADTARHRTLAQDTLTEALWPVAETKGRVEVRRQAVEGHAREALLDAARSADLLVVGARRRTSHLGMQLGPVNHAVLHRAACPVAVVPHV